The proteins below are encoded in one region of Pelagicoccus sp. SDUM812003:
- a CDS encoding tetratricopeptide repeat protein has product MGEENHDPIADIVEDATFDFTMGDAESAISKLRQTVAETPNAFPAWHALCEILYSEKRYDEALEAAEKAHALKPDDLFVNTSLSRIWLEKGSKEKAESFGAQARMASWKDQLANPDSMESAPDLS; this is encoded by the coding sequence ATGGGAGAAGAAAACCACGACCCGATCGCCGACATCGTCGAAGACGCCACTTTCGACTTCACCATGGGAGACGCCGAAAGCGCCATCTCCAAGCTCCGCCAGACCGTGGCGGAGACCCCGAACGCGTTCCCAGCCTGGCACGCCCTCTGCGAGATCCTCTATTCGGAAAAACGATACGACGAGGCCCTCGAAGCAGCAGAGAAGGCCCATGCCCTCAAGCCTGACGACCTATTTGTAAACACCAGCCTCTCGCGCATCTGGCTCGAGAAAGGATCCAAGGAAAAGGCCGAGAGCTTCGGAGCTCAGGCCCGCATGGCCAGCTGGAAGGATCAGCTCGCCAACCCGGACTCCATGGAGTCCGCTCCCGATCTCTCCTGA
- a CDS encoding acetyl-CoA carboxylase carboxyltransferase subunit alpha has protein sequence MDNKYALDFEQPLRGLIDQLDHLHQLSNENNIDLSKEIRAIEKKISSTKKSIYTNLSPWQRVQLARHPQRPYALDYIERVFTGFQELHGDRAFRDDRAIVGGTAYLNGEAVMVIAQHKGRTTREKLAHNFGSPYPEGYRKALRLMKMADKFGLPIITLVDTQGAYPGVASEERHVSEAIAVNLREMATFGCPIVSAVIGEGGSGGALGIAVANKILILENAYYSVISPEGCAAILWKDRAKAPEAAEALKFGANDIHKLGVVDGVIPEPMGGAHNDPDTAAKNLKDAIVAELDQLKKLSPEELIEQRYQRFRNIGVVEEELADGKIVPINEAAS, from the coding sequence ATGGACAACAAATACGCGCTCGACTTCGAACAGCCGCTACGCGGACTCATTGACCAGCTGGATCACCTCCATCAGCTGTCCAACGAGAACAACATCGATCTGTCCAAAGAGATTCGGGCGATCGAGAAGAAGATCTCCTCCACCAAGAAGTCGATCTACACCAATCTCTCCCCGTGGCAGCGCGTCCAGCTCGCCCGCCACCCACAGCGTCCCTACGCTCTGGACTACATCGAGCGCGTTTTCACCGGCTTTCAGGAGCTGCACGGCGACCGCGCCTTTCGCGACGACCGAGCCATCGTGGGCGGCACCGCTTACCTCAACGGCGAAGCGGTCATGGTCATCGCCCAGCACAAAGGCCGTACCACCCGCGAAAAGCTGGCCCACAACTTCGGCAGCCCCTACCCGGAAGGATACCGCAAGGCGCTGCGCCTCATGAAGATGGCCGACAAGTTCGGCCTGCCCATCATCACGCTGGTGGACACCCAAGGCGCCTACCCGGGCGTCGCTTCCGAAGAGCGACACGTTTCCGAAGCGATTGCCGTCAACCTGCGCGAGATGGCGACCTTCGGCTGCCCGATCGTTTCCGCCGTGATCGGCGAAGGCGGCTCCGGCGGCGCTCTCGGCATCGCGGTCGCCAACAAGATCCTCATTCTGGAAAACGCCTACTACTCGGTCATCTCTCCTGAAGGCTGCGCCGCCATCCTCTGGAAAGACCGAGCCAAGGCCCCCGAAGCCGCCGAAGCCCTCAAGTTCGGGGCCAACGATATCCACAAGCTCGGCGTGGTCGACGGCGTCATCCCCGAGCCCATGGGCGGCGCCCACAACGACCCCGACACCGCCGCGAAAAACCTCAAGGACGCCATCGTCGCGGAACTCGACCAGCTCAAGAAGCTCAGCCCGGAAGAGCTCATCGAGCAACGCTACCAACGCTTTCGCAACATCGGCGTGGTGGAAGAGGAATTGGCCGACGGAAAAATCGTCCCCATCAACGAAGCCGCTTCCTGA
- the mfd gene encoding transcription-repair coupling factor — protein sequence MSQRASVLLPSGLERWEQRIGVNDEAIAPIVEDWIHASNRPVFIVIAKNDRIAEQLRADLEYFHRKVRGDSTATRFLYFPEEQEFDDNDSPSERFEIGSERIATLAALQNAPEKSVVTASLKSLTQPVPSPSALQRSQLVLTVGETHSFEGLVETLQSIDYDAEGLCEAPGQFARRGGLIDVYPTSADKPYRIDFFGDEIDAIKELDPVTQRSGASVQSIVIDAAPSLQMEDAKNGFAEYLKAEVAWGIIEPDQIMELFDSALEQASGNELGKAWVALRDNRSKANDLWSTFSDLDLATDADQSAESFVYEGETLTYYRPIADSGKFADERLADEQSARIHFLEQALKWQKNGERLFAVLPNESDFKRVQEILQESESLKQLKLEFWKGDLNQGFRFHFRPQLERLNWPLLKAAKGCVLITETELFGRRRHRKPPTRERALVSQSQVDQLLDFAELVDGEFVVHLQHGIALYRGITKVDMQGQMREVLSLEFDDNVVLHVPLQESHLISRYVGISKTRPKLGKIGSNRWAKTREAAERATLDLAAKLLELQAKRDSGGGHAFGNDTEWQLEFENAFPFKETPDQLKAIEASKADMEKPTPMDRLICGDVGFGKTEVAIRAAFKAVMDGKQVALLVPTTVLAQQHFLNFRDRMASYPIVVELVSRFRKPAEIKKILASVAAGKVDILIGTHRILQKDVSFKDLGLAIIDEEQRFGLKHKEVFKEWRATVDILTMSATPIPRTLYMALTGARELSVIETAPVERKPIQTIVKSYDDALVAEVIRREISRGGQVFYLHNRVQTIDTVAARLSQLVPEVSIGVGHGQMDEKRLERVMLDFVNQQYQVLVCTTIIESGLDIPNCNTIIIEGADRFGLSQLYQLRGRVGRFKRQAFAYLLLHKHKRLVDVARKRLQAIRQHNQLGAGFRLAMRDLELRGAGNLLGSEQSGHIVGVGFELYCQLLRQSISRLKGEASAMSIRANVKLDFIYQGEGDMTSANRHEDGYTVLKRLDLKEGECPPMQARIPATYISETRLRIDIYRRLALAETPAEAREQGTALVDRFGNYPPEVEALLKLTEIRCLAEQKGVHSVESQGNRLKCRRYRGKTSEYIKLGSRFPRLRSTNALKRLNEIIVFLNNLVSNPS from the coding sequence ATGAGCCAACGCGCTTCAGTCTTGCTTCCGAGCGGACTCGAACGATGGGAGCAGCGCATCGGAGTGAACGACGAGGCGATCGCCCCGATCGTTGAAGATTGGATACACGCCTCCAATCGCCCGGTATTCATCGTCATCGCAAAAAACGACCGCATCGCCGAACAGCTTCGCGCGGATCTGGAGTACTTTCATCGAAAGGTCAGAGGCGACTCCACCGCCACGCGCTTTCTCTATTTCCCCGAGGAGCAGGAGTTCGATGACAACGATTCCCCGAGCGAACGATTCGAGATCGGCAGCGAACGCATCGCCACGCTCGCCGCTCTGCAAAATGCGCCTGAAAAGAGCGTGGTCACCGCGAGCCTCAAATCGCTCACCCAGCCCGTCCCCTCCCCGTCCGCCTTGCAGCGTTCACAATTGGTCCTGACCGTAGGCGAGACGCACTCCTTCGAGGGCTTGGTGGAAACGTTGCAAAGCATCGACTACGACGCCGAAGGCCTCTGCGAAGCCCCAGGCCAGTTCGCCCGCCGCGGAGGCTTGATCGACGTGTATCCAACATCCGCTGACAAGCCCTATCGCATCGATTTCTTCGGAGACGAGATTGACGCCATCAAGGAGCTCGACCCCGTCACCCAACGCTCCGGAGCGAGCGTGCAAAGCATCGTCATCGACGCAGCTCCCAGTCTCCAGATGGAGGATGCGAAAAACGGTTTCGCCGAGTACCTGAAAGCGGAGGTAGCCTGGGGCATCATAGAACCGGATCAGATCATGGAGCTCTTCGACTCCGCGCTGGAGCAGGCCTCCGGCAACGAGCTCGGCAAAGCCTGGGTCGCCCTGCGGGACAATCGATCGAAGGCGAACGACCTATGGTCGACCTTTTCCGATCTCGACCTCGCGACCGACGCCGATCAAAGCGCCGAAAGTTTCGTCTACGAAGGTGAAACGCTTACCTACTACAGGCCGATTGCCGACAGCGGCAAATTCGCCGACGAGCGCCTAGCCGACGAGCAAAGCGCTCGTATTCATTTTCTGGAACAAGCATTGAAGTGGCAGAAAAACGGCGAGCGACTGTTCGCCGTGCTGCCCAACGAGAGCGACTTCAAACGCGTACAGGAAATACTGCAAGAGTCGGAGTCGCTTAAGCAGCTCAAGCTCGAGTTCTGGAAGGGCGATCTCAACCAAGGCTTTCGCTTTCACTTCCGTCCCCAGCTGGAACGCCTCAACTGGCCCCTGCTCAAAGCAGCCAAAGGCTGCGTGCTCATCACGGAAACAGAGCTCTTCGGTCGGCGCCGTCATCGCAAGCCTCCAACCCGCGAGCGGGCCTTGGTCAGCCAGTCCCAAGTCGACCAGCTGCTCGACTTCGCCGAGCTGGTCGACGGAGAGTTCGTGGTCCATCTCCAACACGGCATCGCTCTCTATCGCGGTATCACAAAAGTGGATATGCAAGGACAGATGCGCGAGGTGCTGTCCTTGGAATTCGACGACAATGTCGTATTGCACGTGCCGCTACAGGAGTCGCACCTGATCAGCCGCTACGTCGGCATCTCCAAGACCCGCCCCAAACTAGGAAAAATCGGTTCGAACCGCTGGGCCAAGACCCGCGAAGCCGCGGAACGGGCTACGCTTGATCTCGCGGCGAAGCTGCTGGAGCTGCAGGCCAAGCGCGACTCCGGCGGCGGTCACGCCTTTGGAAACGATACCGAATGGCAGCTCGAATTCGAAAACGCGTTTCCGTTCAAGGAAACCCCCGACCAGCTGAAAGCCATCGAGGCCTCCAAGGCCGACATGGAAAAGCCGACGCCCATGGATCGTCTGATTTGCGGCGACGTCGGATTCGGCAAGACCGAAGTCGCCATTCGAGCCGCGTTCAAAGCGGTCATGGACGGCAAGCAAGTCGCGCTCCTGGTTCCCACCACAGTTCTTGCCCAGCAGCATTTTCTCAATTTTCGCGACCGCATGGCCAGCTATCCGATCGTGGTGGAGCTGGTCAGCCGTTTTCGCAAGCCGGCGGAGATCAAGAAGATCCTCGCTAGCGTCGCCGCGGGCAAAGTCGACATTCTGATCGGCACGCACCGCATCCTGCAGAAGGACGTTTCCTTCAAGGATCTTGGTCTGGCCATCATCGACGAGGAGCAGCGCTTCGGCTTGAAGCACAAGGAGGTCTTCAAGGAATGGCGGGCCACGGTGGACATCCTGACCATGAGCGCCACCCCGATCCCCCGCACCCTCTACATGGCCCTCACCGGAGCCCGCGAGCTGAGCGTCATCGAAACCGCTCCGGTAGAGCGAAAGCCCATCCAGACCATCGTCAAGAGCTACGACGACGCGTTAGTGGCGGAGGTCATCCGGAGGGAGATTTCGCGCGGCGGCCAAGTGTTCTACTTGCACAATCGTGTGCAAACCATCGATACGGTGGCGGCTCGTTTGTCCCAACTGGTGCCAGAAGTATCCATCGGCGTAGGACACGGGCAGATGGACGAGAAACGCCTCGAGCGAGTGATGCTGGATTTCGTCAACCAGCAGTATCAGGTGCTGGTCTGCACCACCATTATCGAGTCCGGCCTGGATATCCCGAACTGCAATACCATCATCATCGAGGGAGCGGATCGCTTCGGGCTTTCCCAGCTTTATCAGCTTCGCGGACGCGTGGGACGTTTCAAACGGCAAGCCTTCGCCTACCTGCTGCTGCACAAACACAAGCGGCTGGTCGACGTGGCCCGCAAGCGCTTGCAAGCCATCCGCCAGCACAACCAGCTGGGAGCGGGCTTTCGGCTGGCTATGCGCGACCTGGAGCTGCGCGGAGCGGGCAACTTGCTGGGAAGCGAGCAGAGCGGTCACATCGTGGGCGTCGGCTTCGAACTCTATTGCCAGCTGCTGCGACAAAGCATTTCGCGGCTCAAGGGAGAGGCCTCCGCCATGTCCATCCGAGCCAACGTGAAGCTGGATTTCATTTACCAAGGCGAAGGCGACATGACCTCCGCCAACCGCCACGAGGACGGGTACACCGTGCTCAAGCGACTTGACTTGAAGGAAGGCGAATGTCCGCCCATGCAAGCCCGCATCCCCGCCACCTACATCAGCGAAACCCGTTTGCGCATCGACATCTACCGACGCCTGGCTCTCGCGGAAACTCCCGCCGAAGCACGCGAGCAAGGCACCGCTCTGGTGGACCGATTCGGAAACTATCCCCCAGAAGTCGAAGCGCTTCTGAAACTCACCGAGATCCGCTGCCTGGCGGAACAAAAAGGGGTGCATTCGGTCGAGTCTCAAGGAAACCGCCTGAAATGTCGCCGCTATCGGGGCAAAACCTCGGAATACATAAAACTCGGCAGCAGATTTCCCCGGCTTCGCTCGACTAATGCCTTGAAGCGGCTCAACGAAATCATTGTGTTCCTGAATAACTTGGTTAGCAACCCCTCCTAA
- the queA gene encoding tRNA preQ1(34) S-adenosylmethionine ribosyltransferase-isomerase QueA has protein sequence MDASLFDYHLPAERIAQEPAARRDASRLLVVHRESRAIEHRRFSDIVDYLGENDLLFRNNARVLPARLFAERVSGGKAECLLLRPATNDGSDWWCLLRPGKRLKPGATFSRPGFFYATVQEKNENTEYRVSFELESHSSVAEMADELGKMPLPPYIARESDDQRDSADKERYQTVYAAAEKSVAAAAPTAGLHFTPEIIAQLEAKGARFHDLALHVGMGTFKPLQTDNIEDHQIHREIYEISEATQQALRCGPDKRKVCIGTTSVRSVEDYLAKTSTVIPGQFTDEAGLFIYPPRGFRGVDAMVTNFHQPKSTLICLVSAFLDPEGTSGIQWLKDIYAEAIERQYRFLSYGDAMLIL, from the coding sequence ATGGACGCCTCCCTTTTCGACTATCACCTTCCCGCCGAACGCATCGCTCAGGAGCCCGCCGCCCGCCGCGACGCGTCGCGTCTGCTGGTGGTTCATCGAGAAAGCCGCGCCATCGAACATCGTCGCTTCAGCGACATCGTGGACTATCTGGGCGAAAACGATCTCCTCTTTCGCAACAACGCCCGCGTGCTGCCGGCCCGCCTGTTCGCGGAACGGGTTTCCGGAGGCAAGGCCGAGTGCCTGCTGCTGCGTCCGGCAACCAACGATGGCTCCGATTGGTGGTGTCTGCTACGCCCCGGCAAGCGCCTCAAACCAGGAGCGACCTTCTCGCGACCGGGATTCTTTTACGCCACGGTGCAGGAGAAAAACGAAAACACCGAGTACCGCGTGTCCTTCGAGCTGGAAAGCCATTCCTCGGTGGCCGAGATGGCGGACGAGCTGGGAAAAATGCCGCTGCCACCCTACATCGCCCGGGAATCCGACGACCAGCGAGACAGCGCGGATAAGGAACGCTATCAGACCGTCTACGCGGCAGCGGAAAAATCCGTCGCCGCCGCCGCTCCCACCGCAGGGCTTCACTTCACGCCGGAGATCATCGCTCAGCTCGAAGCGAAAGGCGCCCGCTTCCACGATCTGGCGCTGCACGTCGGCATGGGCACCTTCAAGCCGCTGCAAACCGATAACATCGAGGACCATCAGATCCATCGCGAGATCTACGAGATCTCGGAAGCCACGCAACAGGCCCTACGCTGCGGACCTGACAAGCGAAAGGTCTGCATCGGCACCACCAGCGTGCGCAGCGTGGAAGACTACCTGGCGAAAACTTCGACCGTGATCCCTGGACAGTTCACCGACGAAGCCGGCCTCTTCATCTACCCGCCGCGGGGCTTTCGTGGCGTCGACGCCATGGTCACCAATTTCCACCAGCCGAAATCCACCCTCATCTGCCTCGTTTCCGCATTTCTCGACCCGGAAGGAACCAGCGGAATCCAGTGGCTGAAAGACATCTACGCGGAAGCGATCGAGCGCCAGTACCGCTTTCTCAGCTACGGCGACGCCATGCTGATCCTTTGA
- the radC gene encoding DNA repair protein RadC, which translates to MTTSYLTPRLSDLSAAERPQERLVAHGARSLSDTELLAMVLRSGCQGRNVLSVASEILQQAGSLNGLLKWNDREFRKIKGVGNVKSLQLLTIVEICRRVRDRSPAVQPVFDSPDTVFAHMSNHCRDLEVEKFWTLCLNRKNRLIKAVEVTSGTASNSLVHPREVYREAIRHGASAVICVHNHPSGDPAPSAADIKVTRQLRGASEVVCIDLLDHIVIGSCENDPKGLGYYSFQEAGLL; encoded by the coding sequence ATGACCACTTCCTACCTCACCCCACGGCTGAGCGATCTCTCCGCGGCCGAACGTCCTCAGGAGCGCCTTGTCGCCCACGGGGCCAGATCCCTCAGCGACACCGAACTGCTCGCCATGGTGCTGCGCAGCGGCTGCCAGGGCCGCAACGTGCTCAGCGTGGCCTCCGAAATCCTGCAGCAAGCCGGCTCCCTCAACGGGCTGCTAAAGTGGAACGACCGCGAGTTCCGAAAGATCAAAGGCGTCGGAAACGTGAAGTCGCTGCAGCTGCTCACCATCGTGGAGATCTGTCGACGCGTGCGCGACCGTTCGCCCGCTGTCCAGCCGGTCTTCGACAGTCCGGACACCGTTTTCGCCCACATGAGCAACCATTGCCGAGACTTGGAGGTGGAAAAGTTCTGGACCCTCTGCCTCAATCGGAAGAACCGGCTGATCAAGGCAGTCGAGGTCACCAGCGGCACCGCCAGCAACAGCCTCGTGCACCCGCGCGAAGTGTATCGAGAGGCCATCCGCCACGGAGCGTCAGCCGTGATCTGCGTGCACAACCACCCCAGCGGCGACCCCGCCCCCAGCGCCGCGGACATAAAAGTCACCCGCCAACTACGAGGCGCTTCCGAGGTCGTCTGCATCGATCTGCTCGACCACATCGTCATCGGATCTTGTGAAAACGATCCCAAAGGCCTCGGCTACTACAGCTTCCAGGAAGCAGGCCTGCTGTAG
- a CDS encoding sigma-70 family RNA polymerase sigma factor — MAQLHLNALSASRAKDPSPALDVSQLTSAMSKLDEAAYRDFFQNYYRRLRSYLQAVAGGDERHVEDALQISFSKIARNVRRFETESAFWNWLSQICRNTLIDIYRKEGTQIRTRNALEETEEKTNPKPANTPSTRLETLARSLERLPAEDQALVRLKYFDQLTHAEIATQMGTTEKAIESKLSRIRRKLRQLIRKAPNHV; from the coding sequence TTGGCTCAACTCCACCTCAACGCGCTTTCCGCTTCCCGAGCAAAGGATCCCAGCCCGGCTCTGGACGTTTCCCAGCTCACTTCCGCCATGAGCAAGCTGGACGAAGCGGCCTACCGAGACTTCTTCCAGAACTACTACCGACGACTCAGATCCTACCTGCAGGCAGTGGCAGGAGGCGACGAACGACATGTAGAGGACGCCCTGCAGATCTCGTTTTCCAAAATCGCCCGAAACGTCCGGCGCTTCGAGACCGAATCCGCGTTCTGGAACTGGCTGAGCCAGATCTGTCGCAACACGCTCATCGACATCTACCGCAAGGAAGGAACGCAGATTCGAACTCGAAACGCGCTCGAAGAAACTGAAGAGAAAACCAATCCCAAACCTGCCAACACCCCGTCCACGCGCCTCGAAACCCTGGCCCGCTCGCTGGAACGTCTCCCGGCCGAAGACCAGGCGCTGGTGCGATTGAAGTACTTCGATCAGCTCACCCACGCTGAGATAGCGACCCAAATGGGAACCACGGAAAAAGCCATCGAATCCAAGCTCTCCCGCATTCGAAGGAAACTACGACAACTCATACGGAAGGCGCCCAATCATGTCTAG
- the ilvB gene encoding biosynthetic-type acetolactate synthase large subunit codes for MSSKTETKTPAAPAATGQEMQGADIVIEGLIREGVDVIFAYPGGASLELHQALAKRKADIRTILPRHEQGGSFAAEGYARVTGKAGVCMATSGPGATNLMTAIADAFMDSTPLVCITGQVYSKYIGKAAFQETDFFGMTLPVVKHSYLVLDVNDLPKIIKEAFKIATTGRPGPVVIDIPKDIQQAKTTPKWLSDEEVPYRQDKLPAKAADRELENVLRLIEDAKRPVIYFGGGVVAAEAHKELTAFAEKTGIPVASTLMGVGSFPETHELSLKWFGMHGSAYGNWAVHQSDLLLTFGARFDDRITGDVTKFAPEAEIVHIDVDPSEHNKNKIVHHPIVSDIKHALGRMVELMDKGFKKPDLQAWQDQCAEWKRDYPFSYADSEYILPQHAVQVLFELTQGEAIITTGVGQHQMFAAQFYNFNHPRSLISSLGLGSMGYGYPAALGAKVASPDRHVIDIDGDGSFAMNVQELATAKIEKIAAKAMVLNNQHLGMVVQWEDRFYNSVRGNTILGDENNIGSPDNLEGLYPDYVKIAEGFGLPGRRVHLKSELRDAIQEMLDSEEAYVLDIITPYSEHVLPMIPAGKTVDQMIVR; via the coding sequence ATGAGCTCTAAAACCGAAACCAAAACGCCTGCAGCCCCGGCCGCCACCGGACAGGAAATGCAAGGCGCCGACATCGTCATCGAAGGCCTTATCCGAGAAGGCGTGGACGTCATATTCGCCTATCCAGGCGGCGCCTCCCTCGAGCTGCACCAGGCCCTAGCCAAGCGCAAGGCCGACATCCGCACCATCCTTCCTCGCCACGAGCAAGGCGGCTCCTTCGCCGCCGAAGGCTACGCTCGCGTCACTGGCAAGGCCGGCGTTTGCATGGCCACCAGCGGACCGGGAGCCACCAATTTGATGACCGCCATCGCAGACGCCTTCATGGACAGCACCCCGCTGGTCTGCATCACCGGCCAGGTCTATTCCAAGTACATCGGCAAGGCCGCCTTCCAGGAAACGGACTTCTTCGGCATGACCCTTCCCGTGGTGAAGCACAGCTACCTGGTGCTCGACGTCAACGACCTGCCGAAGATCATCAAGGAAGCCTTCAAAATCGCCACCACCGGCCGCCCGGGCCCTGTGGTCATCGACATTCCCAAGGACATCCAGCAGGCCAAGACCACGCCCAAATGGCTCTCGGACGAGGAAGTGCCCTACCGCCAGGACAAGCTTCCCGCCAAAGCCGCGGACCGCGAACTGGAAAACGTGCTCCGCCTCATCGAAGACGCCAAGCGTCCCGTCATCTACTTCGGCGGAGGCGTCGTGGCCGCTGAAGCCCATAAGGAATTGACCGCATTCGCGGAAAAAACCGGCATCCCAGTCGCCTCCACCCTCATGGGCGTAGGCTCCTTCCCCGAAACGCACGAGCTCTCCCTGAAATGGTTCGGCATGCACGGATCCGCCTACGGCAACTGGGCCGTTCATCAAAGCGACCTGCTGCTCACCTTCGGAGCCCGCTTCGACGACCGCATCACCGGCGACGTCACCAAGTTCGCCCCGGAAGCGGAAATCGTGCACATCGACGTCGATCCATCGGAGCACAACAAGAACAAGATCGTCCACCATCCCATCGTCTCCGACATCAAGCACGCCCTAGGCCGCATGGTCGAGCTGATGGACAAGGGATTCAAGAAGCCCGACCTGCAAGCATGGCAAGACCAGTGCGCCGAGTGGAAGCGAGACTATCCATTCTCGTACGCGGATAGCGAATACATCCTGCCGCAACACGCAGTGCAGGTTCTCTTCGAACTCACCCAAGGCGAAGCGATCATCACGACCGGCGTAGGCCAGCACCAAATGTTCGCCGCCCAGTTCTACAATTTCAACCATCCTCGCAGCCTCATCTCCTCACTTGGACTGGGATCCATGGGCTACGGCTATCCCGCCGCTCTCGGAGCCAAGGTGGCCTCCCCCGACCGCCATGTCATCGACATCGACGGCGACGGCTCCTTCGCCATGAACGTGCAGGAGCTCGCCACCGCCAAGATCGAAAAGATCGCCGCCAAGGCCATGGTGCTCAACAACCAGCACCTCGGCATGGTGGTGCAGTGGGAAGACCGCTTCTACAACAGCGTGCGCGGCAACACCATCCTAGGAGACGAAAACAACATCGGCTCGCCCGACAACCTCGAAGGCCTCTATCCCGACTACGTCAAGATCGCCGAGGGCTTCGGCCTCCCCGGCCGTCGCGTGCACCTGAAGAGCGAGCTCAGAGACGCTATCCAGGAAATGCTCGATAGCGAAGAAGCCTATGTGTTGGACATCATCACTCCGTACAGCGAACACGTCCTGCCGATGATTCCAGCAGGCAAGACCGTCGACCAGATGATCGTTCGCTGA
- a CDS encoding peptidylprolyl isomerase, with the protein MFKTATLFFGISVLTLTSFGQKEPKEGRLANSIAAIAEDKIITVEEVRRELQPYLPQIQADSNGDPMKFRKLIEEMETEIIQNLTDNVLIVKQFYEDKGQIPPSFVDNEIEEMIITKFEGKRSLYLDYLKSIGKTPEEHRVMIKEDIIVNYMRSNMRKSATIVSPVRIEEFYKEYKQEFFQPEALHLRLIRLTKLADEGDEVLEQTADEILEKLEMGFAFDELAARYSNDAKAKKGGDWGWVTRGALIDELAQVAFSLKEGEYSEPLKIKNNLFILYCEEYRPEGYMPLQDVREDIEDILVSQMAREAEAKFLERLRRDGYVRRFN; encoded by the coding sequence ATGTTCAAGACAGCGACTCTCTTTTTCGGAATTTCCGTACTCACCCTCACCTCTTTCGGCCAAAAGGAGCCCAAGGAAGGTCGACTGGCCAACAGTATCGCCGCTATCGCCGAGGATAAGATCATCACCGTTGAGGAAGTGCGACGCGAGCTGCAGCCCTACCTGCCGCAAATCCAAGCCGATTCCAATGGCGATCCGATGAAGTTTCGCAAGCTCATCGAGGAGATGGAGACGGAGATCATTCAGAATCTCACCGACAACGTGCTCATCGTGAAGCAGTTCTACGAAGACAAGGGGCAGATCCCACCGAGCTTCGTCGACAACGAGATCGAGGAGATGATCATCACCAAGTTCGAAGGCAAACGCTCCCTCTATCTCGACTACTTGAAGTCGATCGGCAAAACGCCCGAAGAGCACCGCGTGATGATCAAGGAGGACATCATCGTGAACTACATGCGCAGCAACATGCGCAAGTCGGCCACCATCGTCAGCCCCGTGCGCATCGAGGAGTTCTACAAGGAATACAAGCAGGAGTTCTTCCAACCGGAAGCCCTGCACCTGCGCTTGATCCGACTCACCAAGCTGGCAGATGAAGGCGACGAAGTGCTGGAGCAAACTGCCGACGAGATTCTTGAGAAATTGGAGATGGGCTTCGCTTTCGACGAGCTGGCCGCTCGCTACAGCAACGACGCCAAGGCCAAAAAAGGCGGCGACTGGGGCTGGGTCACCCGCGGGGCCCTCATCGATGAGCTCGCCCAAGTGGCCTTTTCGCTCAAGGAAGGCGAATACAGCGAGCCGCTGAAAATCAAAAACAACCTTTTCATTCTCTACTGCGAGGAGTACCGCCCCGAGGGCTACATGCCGCTGCAGGACGTGCGCGAGGACATCGAGGATATCCTCGTCTCGCAAATGGCTCGCGAGGCGGAAGCCAAGTTTTTGGAACGCCTTCGCCGCGACGGCTACGTGCGACGCTTCAACTAG
- a CDS encoding ThuA domain-containing protein, producing MSERLRVIVWNEFRHERDEESIREVYPQGIHAAIASGLQEMDPDLEVSVATLDEPEHGLSEERLERCDVLFWWGHMAHGEVADAVVDRVQKRVLEGMGLVALHSAHYAKIFKRLLGTTCSLTWREADERERLWVCNPGHPIARGIDRCIELEREEMYGEPFGIPAPDEQVFISWFEGGEVFRSGNCYYRGNGRIFYFRPGHEAYPTYFDPQIKRALANAARWAAPAGGRWVDECPNVTEPREPIGKSR from the coding sequence ATGAGCGAACGGCTACGTGTAATCGTATGGAATGAGTTTCGACACGAGCGGGACGAGGAAAGCATCCGCGAGGTCTATCCGCAGGGCATTCACGCCGCCATCGCCAGCGGCTTGCAGGAGATGGACCCGGACCTCGAGGTGAGCGTGGCGACCTTGGACGAGCCCGAGCATGGACTGAGCGAAGAGAGGCTGGAGCGGTGCGATGTCCTTTTCTGGTGGGGGCATATGGCTCATGGCGAGGTCGCGGACGCTGTCGTGGACCGGGTGCAGAAGCGGGTGCTGGAAGGCATGGGACTGGTGGCCCTGCACTCCGCCCACTATGCGAAGATCTTCAAGCGACTGCTCGGCACCACCTGCTCCTTGACCTGGCGCGAGGCGGACGAGCGGGAGCGGCTCTGGGTCTGCAATCCCGGGCATCCCATCGCCCGGGGCATCGATCGCTGCATCGAGCTTGAGCGTGAGGAGATGTACGGAGAGCCCTTCGGCATCCCGGCGCCGGACGAGCAGGTTTTCATTTCGTGGTTCGAGGGAGGCGAGGTGTTTCGCAGCGGAAACTGCTACTATCGCGGAAACGGGCGGATCTTCTATTTCCGTCCCGGACACGAGGCCTACCCGACCTATTTCGATCCGCAAATCAAGCGTGCGCTTGCCAACGCGGCTCGCTGGGCGGCGCCGGCTGGCGGACGCTGGGTGGACGAATGCCCAAACGTGACCGAACCGCGCGAGCCGATCGGCAAATCGCGTTGA